The region acacaaagaacagactgacagctgtcagagggaagggcatTGGAggattgggtgaaaaaggtgaaaggattaagaaaaaacatacacaaaaacagacacagacaacagtatggtgagagccagagggaaaagggtTGGATGGAGGGGGAAGAGAGCAAAGAAGGGATAAATGGTGGCAGAAaaagactttgggtggtgaatgcAAGATACAGTATGCAGGTGATGTATTGTagagttgtatacttgaaacctgtgtGGTTTAATtaacctatgtcaccccaataaattcaattttaaaaattatagtccaaaatacataaattaataaataaataaatactcttCTACTACAAAAATTCAGAACTGCTGGTCAAAACATAAtattaagttttttttattgtatttattttttaatatgtataatatGGTACACAGGCCAAAGGGtacaaaaaatatatgaaaagaaacaaTCCATCCCTCCCTAGTTCTCTGCCTACCCAGTCTCCTCCCCAGAGGCAACTATTTACTATTCTTAATGTCTTTGTATCCttcctaaattatatatatatatatatatatatatatatatatatatatatatatatatagagagagagagagagagagagagagagagagagagagagagacttttttataaaaaactatTTTACATGCTgagtggagaaagaaaaacaggaagtcCCCAGATGccagaaatgaaaagagaaatgaaaaacagcATAGGAAGTGCCTGAGCTACCGGAGTGGCTGCTTAGGAATCTAGGAGTCCCAGAGGACCCTGAGCACAAGGGAGGCAGAGAAGTGGGACGAAAGTCAAAGAGCTGAGCCTGCAGTGAAAAACTGAGCTAGAACACATTCACCCTCCGGCACAGGATGAAGCACGGAGGCTCATCTCTTCCATCTCATGGGAAAAGAGCTTCCCCAAGAACTCCGTCGGGGCTTGCACTCTGCTTGAGGTTGGGTCTAAATTCAAACAATCTGCATGATCCAGGGCTCAGGCACAGAAAGTCCCCTGAGATCCCGGAGTCGAGTCTGGCCATTCCACTCCTGACACTGTCGTCGCAGGTAAGAAAATCAGACCAGGATTTTATTCGGTACCCGACTGATCTCCACACAATTTCCTCATGCCCTTTACCCCTGAAAGTCCTCGTAGCCCTACTGTTGCTGCTACAGTCCCAAGATTCCCCTGCTTTCAGGAACGAAGGGCTAAGACTTGTGTGGATTCTGAAGGTGTCAGCTGTTGGTGGTGAGCTTGCCCACCACACACTCTGGCTGACTTCCGTTTCTGCTTCTGTGCTAGGCATTGTCTGATTAACTTTCTCCTGTTTTCCTTGCTTCTCTGATCCAAATCCAAAGCGGGCATCCTGGTGAATGGCAGATGAATATATGTGTTAGCAGACTGTCCTTGTCCCACTTGCCCTTATGTAACATCGAATATGCCAGGCTGCCTCCTGGAGGAGAATGGCGTTCACCTTCTCCAAGGAACCCCACAGAGCGACCCCAGAGTCCAGAAAAGAGAGCCTCAACCAGCTGCTCCTCCTCAtattggaggaagagagaggattcCCCAGGAAGACAAGAGAAGGCATTTCGGGGCGAGGGAGCAGTGTGTGAGAAGGTACGAGGCAGCTGGTGTGTTTGGGGAATGCCAAGAAGCCCAGTGTgtgagcctgggagaggggagggaaggaatcaGATCATGAAAGCCAGGCAGAAAAGTTTAGGCTCTATGCTGAAGTAATAGGGGCAAAAAGTTTTAAGTGAGGAAGGGATATGACACTTAACTGGGTCACAGATGGACAAGGCACAGAACAGCCATGAGCCCCAGGGTGGTACGGGCCCTGGTTATCCAACCTGTTGCCCTGGTTGCATCCAAGGAAGGTGGAGCTGATGGGAGGacctgggggagaagggggaggggcctGCCTCCCTGGGGCCCTTCCCACAGCAGCCCAAGCCATAGCTCACCCTCTCATCCCCCTACCTGGTCTGTGCTATGTCCATCCCACTAGGGAATGAGATCTTCTTCCAAAATCTAAGAAAGAATTAGGAGGTGGGGGAGTTCCAGCAGCTCCTGAGACCTGGGCATGTCCTGTAGCTGCCTCAATAGGTCACCCTGCAGTCACCTCCCCTCATCTCCATGCTAAGACTGTCTGAGTTCCCAGACCTTCACCTCCTGACTCAGGGCATCTGAGGTCCATGCCAGCCCAGAAAGCTTCAGGACAAGCAGAAGCAGCTGTCTCCAGTAGCCCTGGTCCCCCACACTTCTCTGGCAGGTGGAGCGTCCCCTGGTTTGGTTCCCTACCGTCTTGAAGCTCTGAACAGAGGCCTGGTTCATCCTGAGAAGGAGaacagaaactggcagaactcTGGGAGCAGGCCTGGGCCTTCCTGCTCCCTGCGCTCTCCTCAACACCCACCCGAAGACTGTGGTCTGTTGGGTGACATTGTTGCTGATGTTGGAAGCCCGCAGGGTCGTTGAATTCCCCACCGGCACGCATGTCCTGCAGTACAGATCATTATGGCTCACTGAGGATCTGGGAATCACCTTGAACAGCTTCTCCCACATTTCCCCCAGCTCGCTTGCTGAGTTCATGCCCTGGAAACAGCCGGAGGGGGGAGATTGAGGGCTAGGACCCAGGTATCAGCTCCCAGTGGAAGGAAAGCAGCCCCAGGTGGGTGAGAGCGCCATCCAGAGGTCAGGGGCTGAGGCTCTGAAGACAGGAGGTGCACCAAGCCAGGGCCAAGACAGGGGTTTGGGCCCGAAAGTGGGAGATGGGCAAGGCCTGGGAAGGACAGGGGCAGGGGTAGGCCCAGGTTCACCACTGACCAACCACCAGAGCACAGCATCAGGGGTCATGGACTCTGTTGTCCCCATCAGGTACCCCATCGTCTTCTCATAGCATGCATCAAACCAGTTCTGTTCTCTGACTGTGTGGTGGCAGAGGGAGTCGTTGAGGGTCTCAGCTGGGCAGCCACACCCCTTGAACTTAAGCCAAAGGCAGTTGCCAAGCCGTGGTACCAAGGACATCGCTTTTTCCTGGGGTGCCGATGCGGGTTTCTGATCCAGGCAGGGGACCATCAGGCACAAGATGAGCACCCAGAAGACCCATAGGACAAAAATCTGCCACATGCACTTCATGTCTGGCTTAGGCGATGGCTTCCATTGGCAGGCAGTAAACTGGCTCCTCTACCTGGGTCAGAGGCAAAGGAATGAGATCACAAACAGCCTCTGTCCCCCACAAGCCTCTGTCCGGTTGGCTTCTATGGAGCCTCAATCCTCCACACCATACCTCCTCCCAAACCCTCATCTTCTGCCTCCTTATCCATTTGCTCACCTCCAAATAGGACTCTAACAGGGTCTGGGATAGAATGTGCAAGAACAGAAAGATAATATATGGTGTGTCCTGTACCCTCCCTGCAGGAGGAAAGCTTGGCTCTCAGTGGGGTCCTGCCACCCAGTTATATCACAGATCTCATCACAAAGTGCACATTGTGACCTCCCTCCTTTCGCCTGCCC is a window of Myotis daubentonii chromosome 8, mMyoDau2.1, whole genome shotgun sequence DNA encoding:
- the C8H20orf173 gene encoding uncharacterized protein C20orf173 homolog, with translation MKCMWQIFVLWVFWVLILCLMVPCLDQKPASAPQEKAMSLVPRLGNCLWLKFKGCGCPAETLNDSLCHHTVREQNWFDACYEKTMGYLMGTTESMTPDAVLWWLGMNSASELGEMWEKLFKVIPRSSVSHNDLYCRTCVPVGNSTTLRASNISNNVTQQTTVFGWVLRRAQGAGRPRPAPRVLPVSVLLLRMNQASVQSFKTVGNQTRGRSTCQRSVGDQGYWRQLLLLVLKLSGLAWTSDALSQEILEEDLIP